From Chelatococcus sp. YT9, a single genomic window includes:
- a CDS encoding ABC transporter permease has protein sequence MAEVAIPIERPSVSPGQASLRRLLRSRSFMVGAALVILMALVAIFADVLAPFDPLRSNARMRLTAPNSVYWFGTDHFGRDILSRVMVGARISLAIGAMTVVLTGIIGTVIGAISGFFPRLDNPIMRLMDALMAFPSIVLAMVVSAILGASLTNVVIALSIATMPHTARIVRASVLVGRELDYVDAARSLGVAELTILFRHVLVNATGPLIVRLTYVFAIAILAEAALSFVGAGPPPPSPSFGAIIAQGRDFMREAPWITVFPGLAIILCVLGLNLLGDGLRDAFDPRSKL, from the coding sequence ATGGCTGAGGTCGCCATTCCCATCGAGCGGCCAAGCGTCAGTCCGGGGCAAGCGAGCCTCCGCCGCCTCCTGCGCAGCCGCTCGTTCATGGTTGGCGCGGCGCTCGTCATCCTTATGGCGCTCGTTGCCATCTTCGCCGACGTCCTTGCGCCCTTCGACCCCCTGCGCAGCAACGCCCGCATGCGGCTTACCGCGCCCAACAGCGTGTATTGGTTCGGCACCGATCACTTCGGTCGCGATATCCTCTCTCGCGTCATGGTTGGTGCCCGGATCTCACTCGCCATCGGCGCGATGACTGTCGTTCTCACCGGCATCATCGGCACCGTCATCGGCGCGATCTCGGGCTTCTTTCCCCGTCTGGACAATCCGATCATGCGTCTCATGGATGCGCTGATGGCTTTCCCATCAATCGTGCTCGCCATGGTGGTCAGTGCTATTCTCGGCGCATCGCTGACAAATGTCGTCATTGCGTTGTCGATCGCGACCATGCCGCACACGGCGCGCATCGTCCGCGCCTCCGTGCTCGTCGGCCGGGAGCTTGACTATGTGGATGCCGCCCGCTCGCTGGGGGTCGCCGAACTCACCATTCTGTTCCGCCATGTGCTGGTGAATGCCACCGGGCCGCTGATTGTGCGCCTGACCTATGTCTTCGCCATTGCGATCCTCGCGGAAGCCGCGCTCTCCTTCGTTGGTGCTGGCCCGCCGCCGCCCTCGCCGTCCTTCGGCGCGATCATTGCGCAGGGGCGGGATTTCATGCGCGAGGCCCCATGGATCACCGTCTTCCCTGGGCTCGCCATCATCCTTTGCGTGCTCGGCCTCAACCTTCTCGGCGACGGCCTACGCGATGCCTTCGATCCTCGCTCGAAACTCTGA
- a CDS encoding ABC transporter permease, with product MTIDLKSPFGALLLALTIIAFCYLLLPILVIVVAPLGNTGYLSFPPQGLTLKWYQAAVGDMRYVGSFLTSLKVATITAIVSTVIGILAAHGLTRYDFRGRKFIEALFLSPLILPTLVLAVGLSIFFSRTGLLTGTARLAASHVIVCTPYVIRVSLPVFQRFDRTLEEAAQNLGATPLQSFLMVLLPVVRPAIIAGAVMAFITSFDEVVLALFLAEPSAPTLPVTIYSAVQLGFDPSVAAVSGLLVLLTMALMVIYHIFGAVRD from the coding sequence ATGACCATCGACCTGAAATCGCCCTTCGGGGCGCTTCTCCTGGCGCTGACGATCATCGCATTTTGTTATCTCCTGCTGCCGATCCTCGTCATCGTCGTCGCGCCGCTCGGCAACACCGGCTATCTCTCATTCCCGCCGCAGGGATTAACGCTCAAGTGGTACCAGGCGGCTGTCGGCGACATGCGTTATGTCGGCAGCTTCCTCACCAGCCTCAAAGTCGCGACGATCACGGCCATCGTCTCGACGGTCATCGGGATTCTCGCGGCGCATGGTCTTACGCGCTACGACTTTCGCGGGCGCAAGTTCATCGAGGCCCTTTTCCTGTCGCCGCTGATCCTGCCCACCCTGGTGCTGGCGGTGGGATTGTCGATCTTCTTTTCCCGAACGGGGTTGCTGACCGGCACGGCGCGGCTTGCCGCCTCCCATGTCATCGTCTGCACGCCCTATGTCATCCGCGTCAGCCTGCCGGTCTTCCAGCGGTTCGACCGGACATTGGAGGAGGCGGCCCAGAACCTGGGTGCAACACCTCTGCAGAGCTTCCTGATGGTGCTCCTGCCGGTCGTGCGTCCGGCTATCATCGCCGGCGCCGTCATGGCCTTCATCACATCTTTCGATGAAGTCGTGCTAGCGCTGTTCCTGGCCGAGCCATCCGCGCCGACATTGCCGGTCACGATCTATTCGGCCGTGCAGCTTGGCTTCGACCCGTCGGTGGCGGCGGTGTCGGGACTGCTTGTTCTGCTGACCATGGCGCTGATGGTCATCTATCACATCTTCGGCGCCGTGAGGGATTGA
- a CDS encoding M81 family metallopeptidase: protein MKRILVADCKQEISSFNPLPSGYENFHIRRGDALYEQRGTNQELGGAFAVFERRADIEVVPSIGARSGSAGILSAAGWKRLSDEILDAIFAKLDGIDGIYFSLHGAMAAEGELDPEGYLLKKLRERVGPDMPIVISLDLHGILTDRMLRQVNGFTIYWTYPHVDFADTGRRAAELLLKIMDNDLKPVAARVVMPALVRGDELITKTGCYGDLLRDCRRLEEEGKALAAGIMIGNPFTDVPELCSQVLVLTDGDAATAEREAVRLSEEFWPQRFRMQGKLISLERAIAQAKAMPGPLIFTDAADATSSGASGDSNAIIAALSAAGYDKKVLAPIVDEKAAAAAHAAGVGATIEVTLGGTVDPKRFTPMPVKARVKLLSDGEAQLETMKAPLSAGPTAVLTFDNFTVVVMSRSVSLFDRAMYYANGLDPLDFDLIVVKSPHTEYHMFEEWCEHNFNIDAPGATSANLKSLGHTICARPMYPMEPDVTFSPHPVIYNLKGQNT from the coding sequence ATGAAACGCATTCTTGTGGCTGATTGCAAACAGGAGATCTCCTCCTTCAATCCCCTGCCGTCGGGCTATGAAAACTTCCATATCCGGCGGGGTGACGCACTCTACGAACAGCGCGGGACCAACCAGGAGCTTGGAGGGGCCTTCGCGGTCTTCGAGCGACGTGCAGATATCGAGGTCGTGCCCTCCATCGGCGCACGCTCCGGGAGCGCCGGCATCCTCTCGGCCGCAGGCTGGAAGCGCCTGTCGGATGAGATTCTGGACGCGATCTTCGCCAAACTCGACGGGATAGACGGGATCTATTTTTCGCTGCACGGCGCCATGGCGGCTGAAGGAGAGCTTGACCCCGAAGGCTATCTCCTGAAGAAGCTCCGCGAGCGTGTCGGCCCCGACATGCCCATCGTCATCTCGCTAGACCTGCATGGCATCCTCACCGACCGCATGTTGCGCCAGGTCAACGGTTTCACGATCTACTGGACCTACCCGCATGTCGACTTCGCCGATACGGGCCGGCGCGCTGCGGAACTTCTTCTGAAGATCATGGACAATGACCTCAAACCTGTGGCAGCGCGAGTCGTCATGCCCGCGCTCGTGCGAGGCGACGAGCTGATCACCAAGACCGGCTGCTACGGAGACCTCCTGCGCGACTGTCGCCGGCTGGAAGAGGAGGGCAAGGCGCTTGCCGCCGGCATCATGATCGGCAATCCATTCACCGACGTGCCGGAACTCTGCTCGCAGGTGCTGGTCCTGACCGACGGGGATGCCGCTACCGCCGAGCGCGAGGCCGTGCGCCTCTCGGAAGAATTCTGGCCGCAGCGCTTCCGCATGCAAGGCAAGCTCATCAGTCTCGAGCGGGCGATCGCCCAAGCCAAGGCGATGCCGGGGCCGCTCATATTCACGGACGCTGCCGACGCGACGTCCTCGGGCGCATCGGGAGACAGCAACGCCATCATCGCGGCGCTGAGCGCAGCCGGCTATGACAAGAAGGTGCTGGCGCCGATTGTTGATGAGAAAGCGGCAGCCGCCGCCCATGCCGCCGGCGTTGGTGCGACGATCGAGGTCACGCTCGGCGGCACCGTCGATCCCAAGCGCTTCACGCCCATGCCGGTGAAGGCCCGAGTGAAGCTGCTGTCCGATGGCGAGGCACAGCTCGAGACCATGAAGGCGCCGCTCTCGGCCGGCCCGACGGCGGTACTCACCTTCGATAATTTCACGGTGGTGGTCATGAGCCGCTCGGTCAGCCTGTTCGACAGGGCGATGTACTACGCCAACGGCCTCGACCCGCTTGACTTCGACCTGATCGTCGTGAAGTCACCTCACACCGAATATCACATGTTCGAGGAATGGTGCGAGCACAACTTCAACATCGATGCGCCTGGCGCAACCTCAGCGAACCTCAAGAGTCTTGGGCATACTATCTGTGCTCGGCCGATGTACCCGATGGAGCCGGATGTGACGTTTTCCCCCCACCCTGTCATCTATAATCTCAAAGGACAAAACACGTGA
- a CDS encoding ABC transporter permease has translation MTAFLIRRLAGAFVVLALVSLMSFALIWLVPGDTAAAFLDASATPEQIAKLRTALGLDKPLPLQMMEWYGRVLSGDLGQSILLNRSVTGALMERLPVTLALAGFALVIAIVAGIAAGVVAAVYHNRWPDQALMTTALLGLSIPDFWLGLVMVLVFAVSLGWLPSGGFTPFTTDPLGWLRTVILPALTLGLVQVGFIARMARASMLETLNQDFIRTADAKGLSRLAIVLRHGLPNAMIPILTVIGIVAGALLGGTVIIEQVFSIPGIGRLIVGAIASRDFPVLQGGLLFLAVVYLSINLIVDILYAVVDPRVRLS, from the coding sequence ATGACAGCTTTTCTCATCCGGCGGCTTGCGGGGGCATTCGTCGTCCTTGCGCTCGTCTCGCTGATGTCGTTCGCCCTGATTTGGCTCGTGCCGGGCGACACGGCGGCCGCCTTCCTCGACGCCTCGGCGACACCGGAGCAGATCGCCAAGCTGCGCACGGCGCTTGGGCTCGATAAGCCACTGCCGCTGCAAATGATGGAGTGGTACGGGCGCGTGCTGAGTGGCGACCTGGGGCAATCCATCCTCCTCAACAGGTCGGTCACCGGCGCGCTCATGGAGCGCCTCCCCGTCACCCTCGCCCTTGCGGGCTTTGCTCTGGTGATCGCGATAGTCGCCGGCATCGCAGCAGGCGTCGTTGCCGCTGTCTATCACAATCGCTGGCCGGATCAGGCGCTGATGACGACGGCGCTGCTCGGGCTCTCCATTCCAGACTTCTGGCTCGGCCTCGTCATGGTGCTCGTCTTCGCAGTCTCGCTCGGCTGGCTGCCGAGCGGCGGCTTCACGCCCTTCACCACCGATCCGCTGGGCTGGCTCAGGACGGTTATCCTGCCGGCGTTGACGCTGGGGCTCGTCCAGGTCGGGTTCATCGCACGCATGGCGCGGGCGTCGATGCTGGAAACGCTGAACCAGGACTTCATCCGCACCGCCGATGCCAAGGGTCTGTCGCGTCTCGCCATCGTGCTGCGCCACGGCCTGCCAAATGCCATGATCCCTATTCTTACCGTGATCGGCATTGTCGCCGGCGCATTGCTTGGAGGCACAGTCATCATTGAACAGGTCTTTTCCATACCAGGTATCGGCCGCCTGATCGTCGGCGCCATAGCTTCCCGTGACTTTCCCGTCTTGCAGGGGGGCCTTCTTTTCCTTGCCGTCGTCTATCTCTCCATCAACCTTATCGTCGATATTCTTTATGCGGTGGTTGACCCACGCGTGAGGCTGTCCTGA
- a CDS encoding ABC transporter permease, translating to MTAVRPVLDAPGTHGAAASSPRLIPYVPVLLFAPCFIIYAILFIWPQLSLLATSFVDGNQWSIAHYQRFLGDSYYWELLGRTLFLGVITTVITLVLGLPVAYLLARMQSRWAGFLLVITTFPLLVSAVVRSFGWMVLFFRDGLISKLVVALGLASPPFQLMYSMSGVVIALAQVLLPLMVLTLYGVFRSIDRDLELAAMSLGAKPSLALWLVTLRLARGGILAGSLLVFSLAISTFATPSLVGGARAHVMSTAIYEQTIELLNWPFAAALSSILLVFVLVLALVYGRVLEGRGQTEARS from the coding sequence GTGACCGCGGTCCGCCCGGTCCTCGACGCGCCGGGCACGCATGGCGCGGCGGCCTCGTCGCCGCGCCTCATTCCTTACGTGCCCGTTCTTCTATTCGCGCCGTGCTTCATCATTTACGCCATCCTGTTCATTTGGCCGCAGCTCTCGCTGCTGGCAACGAGCTTCGTCGATGGCAATCAATGGTCGATCGCGCATTATCAACGTTTTCTCGGTGACAGCTATTACTGGGAGTTGCTGGGGCGGACGCTGTTCCTTGGCGTGATAACGACTGTCATTACACTCGTTCTCGGGCTGCCGGTCGCTTATCTTCTGGCGCGGATGCAATCCCGCTGGGCGGGCTTTCTGCTGGTCATCACCACCTTTCCGCTGCTCGTCAGCGCTGTCGTGCGTTCCTTCGGCTGGATGGTGCTGTTCTTCAGGGATGGCCTCATCAGCAAGCTGGTCGTGGCGCTGGGGCTTGCCTCGCCGCCGTTCCAGCTCATGTACAGCATGAGCGGCGTGGTCATCGCGCTGGCGCAGGTTCTTCTGCCGCTGATGGTGCTGACGCTCTACGGCGTGTTCCGCTCCATTGATCGCGACCTCGAACTCGCGGCCATGAGTCTCGGCGCCAAGCCCTCGCTAGCACTTTGGCTTGTGACACTCCGCCTTGCGCGAGGCGGCATTCTGGCGGGATCTCTTCTCGTCTTCTCGCTGGCCATCAGCACTTTCGCCACGCCGAGCCTGGTCGGCGGCGCGCGGGCGCATGTGATGTCGACGGCGATCTATGAGCAGACCATCGAGCTTTTGAACTGGCCCTTCGCCGCGGCGCTGTCGTCCATCCTGCTCGTTTTCGTGCTGGTCCTGGCGCTCGTCTACGGCCGGGTCCTGGAAGGGCGCGGACAGACGGAGGCGCGCTCATGA
- a CDS encoding ABC transporter ATP-binding protein has protein sequence MEIVIENLAKVYGNSHAVRDFSVTIDKGEMVALLGPSGCGKTTTLRMVAGFIKPSAGRIVVRGRDLTGLPPHKRDTGLVFQNYALFPHLSVAENIAFGLRRRGVPAAEREKRVAQMIATMQLTGLADRLPRQLSGGQQQRVAVARALVINPSILLLDEPFSNLDAKLRESTGLELRRIQRELGLTSIFVTHDQNEAMAIADRIAVMNGGAVEQIGAAVDIYERPKTRFVADFIGSANFLPATVEARDGSVVTLRHGLGVTVLPAEGQGFDKGKPVTLMVRPECVAIHPAAAEAGLGTIETISYQGSSAHIFVKLRDGDRTMLVERHGRELAGLEVGKSVDLNVKAQDLTLFAA, from the coding sequence ATGGAAATCGTTATCGAGAACCTCGCCAAGGTCTACGGCAATTCCCATGCGGTGCGCGACTTCAGCGTCACGATAGACAAGGGCGAGATGGTTGCGCTTCTCGGGCCTTCCGGCTGCGGCAAGACGACGACATTGCGGATGGTCGCAGGTTTCATCAAGCCGTCGGCCGGGCGCATAGTCGTGCGCGGCCGGGACCTCACGGGCCTGCCGCCTCACAAGCGCGACACGGGTCTCGTCTTCCAGAACTATGCCCTCTTTCCGCATCTCTCGGTTGCGGAAAACATCGCCTTCGGCCTGCGCCGGCGCGGCGTGCCGGCAGCCGAACGTGAGAAGCGTGTGGCTCAGATGATCGCGACAATGCAGCTCACCGGGCTTGCCGACCGCCTGCCGCGCCAGCTCTCCGGCGGACAACAGCAGCGCGTGGCGGTGGCCAGGGCGCTGGTCATCAACCCGTCGATCCTGCTGCTTGACGAGCCGTTTTCGAATTTGGACGCCAAGCTGCGTGAATCGACGGGATTGGAACTGCGCCGCATCCAGCGCGAGCTCGGGCTGACCTCGATCTTCGTGACTCACGACCAGAACGAGGCGATGGCCATCGCGGATCGCATTGCCGTCATGAACGGCGGCGCGGTGGAGCAGATCGGCGCGGCGGTCGACATCTATGAGCGGCCGAAGACGCGTTTCGTTGCCGACTTCATCGGCAGCGCCAATTTCCTGCCCGCGACCGTCGAAGCGCGCGACGGTAGTGTCGTCACGCTCCGCCATGGGCTCGGCGTCACGGTGCTGCCCGCTGAAGGACAGGGCTTTGATAAGGGCAAGCCTGTGACCCTGATGGTACGCCCGGAATGCGTTGCCATCCATCCCGCTGCCGCGGAAGCGGGCCTCGGGACGATCGAGACGATATCCTATCAGGGATCTTCCGCGCATATCTTCGTGAAGCTGCGCGACGGGGACCGCACCATGCTCGTCGAGCGCCATGGGCGAGAGCTGGCCGGCCTCGAAGTCGGGAAGTCCGTTGACCTCAACGTCAAGGCTCAGGATCTGACGCTGTTCGCAGCGTGA
- a CDS encoding ankyrin repeat domain-containing protein — MMSTDRSPSPIEAPGEGDTARRSRPTGDRFNIDYLKKTAKDLKRAARGGDAVATARLATVCGEGAEPKLSNCLHVIAVEAGFASWPRLLQEVEIRQASLQQLRSTLGSALYHGRLRQAARILEEAPGLAETSLALQLALYDEPRISARLDADPAALLAPQKEIRGGDPVFDCLPRLVTSQYFRLRPDLLYAQIRLVKRFIALGADPNARYHEPDENTPLPLLYGAMRIAGNLAVAETLLEAGADPNDNESAYHACEMETLDGLRLLIRYGVRFPGTNALFRMLDFDNLEGAGLILAHGGDPNEGMPQFGNALHHAIRRGRDARFLDLLLRHGVDATARVNGRSAYALAAVHGNRSMMEGLAARGLAGDLNMAERFLLAVLSGDRREALARWAEAPDIVSRLSRSEQCMHVELARQRGRLDVLRLMDDVGFDPQAVDREGLTPLQSAAWYGFSDYVAFYLERPHDLTHRNAHGGTALDTTLHGAKNCPQRPRGDYAETVRLLVAAGARLDPKQPFSAMDDDIIEAFEDQMEA; from the coding sequence ATGATGTCGACTGACCGCTCTCCCTCACCCATCGAAGCGCCCGGAGAAGGCGATACGGCCCGCCGCAGCCGGCCGACCGGCGACCGTTTCAATATCGATTATCTCAAGAAGACGGCAAAAGACCTGAAACGCGCGGCGCGCGGGGGCGATGCCGTAGCCACGGCACGGCTAGCCACTGTTTGTGGAGAGGGCGCCGAGCCCAAATTGTCCAATTGCCTCCATGTCATAGCTGTTGAGGCCGGTTTTGCGAGCTGGCCGCGGCTGCTTCAGGAGGTGGAGATACGGCAGGCAAGCCTCCAGCAGTTGCGGAGCACGCTTGGATCCGCGCTTTATCACGGCCGGCTACGGCAGGCCGCGCGCATCCTTGAGGAGGCACCCGGCCTCGCCGAGACATCGCTCGCCCTGCAGCTTGCGCTCTATGACGAGCCGCGCATCAGTGCGCGCCTCGACGCAGATCCTGCGGCGCTGCTGGCTCCCCAGAAGGAGATACGCGGCGGCGATCCGGTGTTCGACTGCCTGCCCCGCCTCGTGACCTCCCAGTATTTCCGCCTGCGCCCGGATCTGCTCTACGCGCAGATTCGGCTCGTGAAGCGCTTCATCGCACTCGGCGCTGACCCCAACGCACGCTACCACGAGCCCGATGAGAACACGCCGCTGCCGTTGCTCTATGGCGCGATGCGTATCGCCGGCAATCTCGCCGTCGCCGAAACTCTGCTGGAGGCGGGCGCGGACCCGAACGACAATGAATCCGCCTATCACGCGTGCGAGATGGAAACGCTGGACGGACTCAGGCTGCTGATCCGTTATGGCGTGCGCTTTCCCGGCACCAACGCGCTCTTCCGCATGCTCGATTTCGATAATCTGGAAGGCGCCGGACTCATCCTCGCCCACGGCGGCGATCCCAATGAGGGCATGCCGCAATTCGGCAATGCTCTCCACCATGCCATCCGGCGAGGACGGGACGCGCGCTTTCTCGACCTGCTGCTACGCCACGGCGTTGACGCGACGGCCCGCGTCAACGGCCGTTCAGCCTACGCGCTGGCGGCGGTCCATGGCAACCGCTCCATGATGGAGGGGCTTGCCGCCCGCGGGCTCGCTGGCGACCTGAACATGGCGGAGCGCTTTCTTCTCGCTGTCCTGTCGGGCGATCGTCGGGAAGCGCTCGCGCGTTGGGCGGAAGCGCCGGATATCGTGTCACGTCTATCTCGGTCCGAACAATGCATGCATGTCGAGCTGGCGCGGCAGCGGGGCCGTCTCGATGTGCTCCGCCTGATGGACGACGTCGGCTTCGATCCGCAAGCTGTGGACCGGGAAGGCCTCACACCGCTGCAATCCGCCGCCTGGTACGGCTTCAGCGACTATGTCGCCTTTTATCTCGAACGACCGCACGATCTCACGCATCGCAATGCTCACGGTGGCACGGCTCTGGACACGACGCTGCATGGCGCCAAGAACTGCCCCCAGCGACCACGCGGGGACTATGCCGAGACGGTACGCCTGCTCGTCGCGGCAGGTGCCAGGCTCGACCCGAAACAACCCTTCTCCGCCATGGATGACGACATTATTGAAGCCTTCGAGGACCAGATGGAGGCGTGA
- a CDS encoding helix-turn-helix domain-containing protein, whose translation MPASFITGPQLRAARALLNWTVRDLADRSHVHRNTISAFESEKTFPNASTLAALIRPLEQGGVVFMDENASSPSGGPGVRLRPQPAGWLRPDELSAENDG comes from the coding sequence TTGCCTGCATCTTTTATTACAGGCCCGCAGCTTCGGGCCGCGCGTGCGTTGCTGAACTGGACTGTTCGTGATCTCGCCGACCGCTCGCATGTCCACCGCAATACGATCTCCGCCTTCGAAAGCGAAAAGACCTTTCCGAACGCATCGACCTTGGCCGCCCTTATTCGGCCGCTGGAACAGGGGGGCGTCGTGTTCATGGATGAGAACGCGTCGAGCCCAAGCGGTGGTCCGGGGGTACGGCTCAGGCCGCAGCCGGCGGGCTGGCTCCGACCCGACGAATTATCCGCCGAGAATGACGGGTGA
- a CDS encoding amino acid ABC transporter substrate-binding protein has protein sequence MRTFFIAVLSMAISSAALAADTLERARETGALRLGFRVDAPPYSYRAANGDPSGYIVDLCREVASGVKNAQNIPSLKIDYVEVTSKTRFEALRDGKIDILCDPTSMTMSRRALVDFSLPTFIDGAGVLHRVNDVHRLEDLRGKKIGALQGTTTEETLRATLAQLGIEAEIVPMPDHPTGVRQLTDGKIDAYFADRGILNYHLLNSRNPAGLKLSDQYFTFETYALALPRGDDKLRLLADATLAELYRTDRVKKIYARSFGSFPPDQFIKALFVINGVPK, from the coding sequence ATGCGGACCTTTTTTATCGCCGTATTGTCCATGGCGATCTCTTCCGCGGCGCTAGCGGCGGATACCTTGGAGAGAGCACGCGAGACTGGCGCGCTGCGGCTGGGTTTCCGCGTGGACGCGCCGCCCTATTCCTATCGTGCTGCGAACGGAGATCCCTCAGGTTATATCGTTGATCTCTGCCGCGAAGTCGCGAGCGGGGTAAAGAATGCGCAAAATATCCCGTCCCTCAAGATCGACTACGTCGAGGTGACATCCAAGACGCGTTTCGAGGCGCTTCGCGACGGCAAGATCGATATTCTCTGCGATCCCACATCGATGACCATGTCGCGCCGAGCTCTCGTTGATTTCTCGCTGCCAACCTTCATCGATGGTGCCGGGGTTCTCCACCGGGTCAATGACGTGCATCGCCTGGAGGATCTGCGGGGTAAGAAGATCGGCGCGCTGCAGGGCACGACGACCGAGGAAACCTTGCGCGCGACGCTGGCGCAGCTCGGAATCGAGGCCGAGATCGTCCCGATGCCGGATCATCCCACCGGCGTTCGTCAGCTGACGGATGGCAAGATCGACGCCTATTTCGCCGACCGAGGCATCCTCAACTATCACCTGCTGAATAGCAGAAACCCTGCCGGGCTGAAGCTTTCCGACCAGTATTTCACCTTTGAAACCTACGCTCTTGCCCTCCCGCGCGGGGATGACAAGTTGCGGTTGCTTGCCGATGCTACCCTGGCTGAGCTCTACCGTACCGACCGCGTCAAGAAAATCTACGCGCGGAGCTTCGGTAGCTTTCCACCGGACCAGTTCATCAAGGCATTGTTCGTCATCAACGGTGTGCCTAAGTAG
- a CDS encoding mandelate racemase/muconate lactonizing enzyme family protein yields the protein MTTIDAVDFFYLSMPEVTDEADGSQDALIVRVVAGGHIGWGECEAAPLPSIAAFICPMSHGVCRPVADSVLGKRLEDPADIARISADVAYNSMDLLQAPHTLSGVEMALWDALGKMRGQPVWRMLGYDAGYAKTPYASVLFGDTPQETLERARDARARNFRAAKFGWGPIGRGSVAVDAEHFVAAREGLGADGLLLVDTGQIFLEDVERAAARLPAMEKAGVLWFEEPFQASAIDAYAALARKGSKVRLAGGEGAHNVHMAKQLIDHGGVGYVQIDCGRIGGIGPSKEIADHAVAKGVTFVNHTFTSHLALSASIQAYAGLKDHVIAEYPAMPKPLALAFTANHIERDANGEIRAPDAPGLGIDISPEGARPYLQDVEIKVNGRVLYTTPTF from the coding sequence GTGACGACGATCGACGCCGTCGACTTCTTCTATCTTTCCATGCCCGAGGTCACCGACGAGGCGGACGGCAGCCAGGACGCGCTCATCGTCCGAGTCGTCGCGGGTGGCCATATTGGCTGGGGGGAATGCGAGGCGGCTCCCCTGCCCTCCATCGCCGCCTTCATCTGCCCGATGTCCCACGGCGTTTGCCGGCCTGTGGCCGACTCTGTCCTGGGCAAGCGGCTCGAGGATCCTGCTGACATCGCGCGCATCTCCGCCGATGTCGCCTACAACTCGATGGACCTGCTGCAGGCTCCCCATACGCTGTCGGGCGTCGAGATGGCCTTGTGGGACGCGCTTGGCAAGATGCGCGGCCAGCCGGTCTGGCGGATGCTTGGCTACGACGCCGGCTACGCCAAGACGCCCTACGCGTCCGTGCTCTTCGGCGACACCCCGCAGGAGACGCTGGAGCGCGCGCGAGACGCCCGGGCGCGCAACTTCCGTGCGGCCAAGTTCGGCTGGGGGCCGATCGGCCGCGGCAGCGTCGCGGTGGACGCGGAGCATTTCGTCGCGGCGCGCGAAGGCCTTGGAGCGGATGGCCTCCTCCTCGTCGACACCGGCCAGATCTTTCTCGAGGACGTTGAGAGAGCGGCCGCCCGCCTTCCCGCGATGGAAAAGGCTGGTGTGCTATGGTTCGAGGAGCCGTTCCAGGCGAGCGCCATTGACGCCTATGCTGCGCTGGCGCGAAAAGGCTCCAAGGTTCGTCTCGCCGGCGGCGAAGGCGCTCACAACGTGCATATGGCCAAGCAGCTGATCGACCATGGCGGTGTCGGCTATGTGCAGATCGATTGCGGACGCATCGGCGGCATCGGTCCGTCGAAGGAGATCGCCGACCACGCAGTCGCCAAGGGCGTGACCTTCGTCAACCACACCTTTACGTCACATCTCGCCTTGTCAGCCTCGATCCAGGCCTACGCCGGGCTGAAAGACCACGTGATCGCGGAATATCCGGCCATGCCGAAGCCGCTAGCGCTCGCTTTTACGGCCAACCATATCGAGCGCGATGCCAACGGTGAAATCCGCGCGCCGGATGCCCCTGGCCTCGGCATCGATATCTCGCCCGAGGGCGCGCGGCCCTATCTCCAAGATGTCGAGATCAAAGTGAACGGCAGGGTGCTCTACACGACACCGACCTTTTGA